The following DNA comes from Lemur catta isolate mLemCat1 chromosome 8, mLemCat1.pri, whole genome shotgun sequence.
TCCTCATAACATATTATCacccccatttacagatgaggtacagagaggttcgGTAACTTGCCAAAGATCACATGACTGTAAGTAACAGAGAAGGCTTTGGACCTAACTCACTCCAGAGTCCACGGCCTTAGCTGCCACCCCATAACATCTTTCCAGGGCTGCAATGAGATGAGGCctaagagaaggagggaggactgGAGAGGGTCAGGAAGGCTTCAGGAAGTGGCCAAAGACTGAGTGAGATCTCACCTGCAGCTACTGAGTGCCTTTCTAAAGGGCGCCATTGTTCCTCCTTGGGCCAGCCAACCCTGATCCTATCATTCCAAACAAAATTCTCTCCCTTCAGTATTAGCAAcataaatgggaataatacttgAAGTGGGGGGTGAAATATCAACTCAGAAAACTACTTCTAAGTGTTGTGTTTGAATTTTATCCATGATGTGATCTTGTTTAGATGTCATGTAATTCTTCTTCTGGaaatagctattaaaaaataaaaatcacctgggtGGATGAcagttcaaaataatttaagtttCTAAATTATTGGCTAAGCCAATGTTCACTTTGAGTTTGATACTTAGAAAAAGCAAGGGGTCTATCTGCTTTATAAATCTTTACTCCCTAAAGGCTTTTTTATTCACCATATTTAAATACTCATTAAAATGAGTTTCCAATTCATTAATAGCTACATGTTAATAGGCTCCTGGGGGGAAAGGCAGGAAGTAGATGTTTGCTTAGCAAATATGTCTAGTGGAGACTCTCTTTCCTGTCTCAGGTCTACCTTCTCATTTTCTGCCCAATATTTCTGCCTCAGGAAAAATTCCTTGATTGTTTCTCACTCTGAAAAACTAAAGGAGAATTTGACTGACTTATCTGAACAATACTTGAGAGCGGTTTCCGGCAGTGACCCACCATTCCAGCCCAACTGAGAAACTTAATCCCTTACTGTTTCCAAGTAATCATTAGTTTTCTCTTTGGGAAAGAAGCCCAGAAGTGAAGACTCAGGTTCCTGTGTTTTCACCTGTGACATATTTTCACTgttacactgattttttttttttttccatttgtaaaactGAAGGACAAAAAGAACACGGGGAGGAGAACAAACgttttgtgaaaaaaaatcaactgcattGATGATCTGTCATTTTACTTGCTCTTTTCTCTGCTGTGGCAGTTTCACCAACCATGAATTGTTGCCAGACTTCATCAAGCCATTGGGTTTTTCCGACTGTCATTCTCTGCTTATTTGGATTTTTCACAATGATGAAACCATCAGAGCCGTTTGTCGTACCTTATTTGGCGGGACCAGATAAAAATATAAGCCTCAGCGTGGTAAGTTAACTAATATGCTTATCTTCGATTCAAGTCTAGCAAGAACTATGTTTCAAGCCTTGGGTAAGAGCAAAATACTAGCACTTCTTACAATCACTAATGAAAACAAATGGGCCTtaatgatttttgtgtatttgtcaTGTAAAAATCTAAACTCTTTAGCTACAACAAAAACGGGGTAGGTGCAAAACAACCTTACTTAATCTTTCAGTTGGACAAAAACAATACTCCAGGACGTCATTGCTTATTATCATTAATAGTGATAAGTCCTCCCCACTTAAGAATGTAAGCCTTAGAGGATATCACAAGATTTTGAGAAGGGTAGGGATGAAGTTACTGAAAAGCATGTAAAAAATCCTCTGAAgattttcccttctttatttataaatatcaagGCTGTTTGTAACTTTTAGTCCGATTGTAAGATCTAGTCCTAAGAAACCTCTaagtcagtgcttctcaaagtgtggtccctgggccagcacaccagcatcatctgggaatttgttagaaatgtaaattctcagaGCCTACCCCAGACCTATTGAATCTGAATGTCTGTTTTTTAACAAACCCTCCAGGTGCAGCTGATGTATACTGAAGTTTGTAAACAACTGCTTTAAGCCATTGAGCAATAAGAAGATCAGACAAGGAACTGTATCAGTttgatttatttagaaaaaaatgttcactAACATCACTTTTATAGGCTGGTTACTCAGCCAAGGAGTGTAATAATTTGATCTTATTTTGCTCTCTTTCCTACCCACCATCCACATTACCCCACTCCACATCAAGGAAACGGCTCACTGAACCAGTCCACCATTTTTCCTCACAATAAACACAAGTGCATGCCAATCTTGAAGGTCATTAGGTGCAAACTAGTTTAGCTGAAAGGTATGGATGGGCTGGATTCAGACACCAGATACTGTCACAAAAAGCGAAACTGGAATGCAGCTGTTCCCATGTTAGTGACCACACTTAACAGCCAAAAAGAGCAAGAATAAAGTTCTATTAAACTTCAGAAGCACTTGAGTAAAAGTCTACCTGGGAACTCAAGGGGTGAGGGCACAGATTATGTCAAAACAAAGAACATTCTCAGGCTTAGTAAACCAGTAGGTTTATTTCAGTTGTCTGAAAATTCAGAGAGAACAAGGATTTAAGAGAGTCCATCTCAACCTCCTTTACGTCATCTTCTACCCACTATGTGTTCCCCTGGTAGGAACTGAAATAATCATTACTACTGATGGGTTCAGATAATTGACTAATGCAACCAGTTCCATGAGAAACTGTGGCCAAAATTGACCTGACCAGAGAGCTGCTAAGTAGTTTCTCATGGTTCCTTCAGAGCAGCCTAATATAGTAAAGCCAAGACTGCGGAAGAGCAGAAGATAGACTCCAGCATGTCTTCCCCTGACATTCAATAACAAGTTggtcatttgttttatatttgcctGATCACCCAGATGGTATCTCAATGGTCTGCTCAACGCACTGATTGATGTGGAtcaaagacaaagatggtcaggTTCTTCCAGTACTGAAACATCCTTTGTAACCTTTTGATTCTGACTTTGAAGAAGAGTAAACTATTTTGCTACATGCTCATGGACAACAATACCTGAGCAGCCCTGAATTGCCCTGCAAATACGGTTAAGTGTAAAAAGATCAATTTATGCACCGTGACCTCTTTTCTCAACCTAAATAGCTCAAGCAGATcaaattatatttagaatatttgagaagcaggccaggcacagtggctcacacctgcaatcccagcactttgggaggccggggctggaagatcatttgaggccaggagtttgagaccagcctgggcaacataatgagaccctgtctctacaaaaaaaaaaaaattaaaaattagccagaccattgcttgagcccaggagttcaaggttacagtgagctatgattgggccactgcactccagcctgggcaacagagcaaaaccctgtctaaaaaaaaaaaaaaaatgtaaggggCATATAACTCAAAAGCAAGAGCTGCTCTGTGTTTTACACCTGGTAATATGACTCCACGTGTTATGAATATCTGTCAATTTTGTAATTTGTTTGCTCAAATTTCAGTTTACCATTGCTTTGCAACATATTATCAGAAATTCATGTAAAGTATGAAATTAGACCCACTTTGTCACAGACCAACCAATGCGTCCTGGGGGTGATACATGCCATCCTGATAATATATGTGTCAGAGACCCAAGGTGCATTTCACTTCCTGGTGTTTTTGTCCTCACACTCCCCCTGTTGAATCTTGCAGATCACAAAAGACATCTTTCCCGTTTGGACGTACTCTTACCTGGTGCTGCTGCTCCCTGTGTTTGTCCTCACCGATTACGTCCGCTACAAGCCCGTCATCGTCTTACAAGGGATTAGCTTCATCATTACCTGGCTGCTGCTCTTGTTTGGCCAAGGAGTGACATCCATGCAGGTTGTCGAGTTCTTCTATGGTATGGTGACTGCCACCGAGGTGGCCTACTACGCCTACATATACAGCGTGGTCAGCCCAGAGCACTACCAGAAAGTCAGCGGCTACTGTCGGAGCGTCACGCTGGTGGCCTACACGGCAGCCTCCGTGCTGGGCCAAGTCTTGGTATCGCTGGCGAACCTGTCGTACTTTTACCTCCATGTCATAACCATGGCCTCTGTCTCTGTGgcctttattttctcactttttctacCAATGCCCAAGAAAAGCATGTTTTTCCACGCAAAGCCCAACAAAGAAGCTCCTCAAAAGCTACCACGAGAGGATGCTGTCTTAGGGGAAACTCAAAAGGATCACAAAGAATTAGGAAACCAGCTGAGCAGCCCAAGGCCAAACAATGTGGCTTTGGGAGTTTTCGTGCAGTGGTTCCTGGATTTGAAGGAGTGCTACTCCTCAAAGCATCTTTTTTACTGGTCCTTGTGGTGGGCTTTTTCCACAGCAGGTTTCAACCAGGTTTTAAATTATGTTCAAATCCTGTGGGATTTCAAGGCACCGTCTCAAAGTTCTACAATATATAATGGAGCGGTAGAAGCCCTGGCAACCTTTGGGGGTAAGTACACAAGGCTTTATCTTATCGATGTGTAGAAAATGTGCTGCTCTAGGTAGCTCAGATACTCTGTGGCAGAAAATTAGACCTGTTTGAAAGTAACCCTAATCAATGCATTCAGGTGCTATAGGGCCCTGAAAAAAAGTAAGATAGTAAGAAGAACTGGTATTATAAGACCTAAGCTAGGAAAAGTATACAACACCAGTTTATTAATATTGTGATATTTTCACTGTTCATAAAAAAGAGGCCACATAAATAAATGGGCTCAATttttttatccatattttatCACTTGCCAAGTAGGCAAATCAATTAAAACTCTAACAATCCAGTTTCTCTTCTCCTAAAAAGCCAGAACAATGCCTACTAGCTTATTTCACAATACCCCTTTTAAGATCAAAAGGGATCATGCATCCAGAAGTATTCCTATACTGTAGTATCTTAGGGAAAAaccaattgtttttattatttagctTTCTTGAACACAAAATAAATCAATACAGCTTCCAAACTGTATTCTTAGATAACCCTGTTGTAGTGACTTCAACATTGAATACGAAAGAGTTTGAAAAAGAAGAGTTTTGTCACAAAGTTTAAAATAGGCAACTAATATAATAAAAGGCTGATAAAGGTATATATAGAAGGGAGGGTTTCACCCATCCCTAAAAACAAGGGCAACAAGGTGATGTCCTCATGGCCAAATATGGTTTGGCCATGGAGAGTTAGATAGTTTAAGATTAAAACATcaaaactcttttctttctctaatctTCCAACTCTAGTCTTTAAACTGTGGTTTGCAGACCATTAATACAAGGTGGGGAAACCATAAGCATGGGCCACCACTGCTAATAATTGTTAAGgggtttagaaaaaaaaaaaaaagaatgtaacaagagttgttaaaaaaaaaaaaagaaggatatgAGACCCACAGTCTAAATTATATACGATCTATTTATAGATTGTAGATCTTGAACTCAATTTAGTGGGTTGCTGCccatcatttttaaatcaaagaataGAATAGAGTTGGGAGCAtataagcatttatcattttgttttgcaaaaattCTGTTCACAAACATGTATGTGCTAGTCGATAAAgaaaacaggctgggcgcggtggctcacgcctgtaatcctagccctctgggaggccgaggcgggtggatagctcgaggtcaggagttcgagaccagcctgagcaagagcgagaccccgtctctactaaaaatagaaagaaattatctggccaactaaaaatatatatagaaaaaattagccgggcatggtggcgcatgcctgtagtcccagctactcgggaggctgaggcaggaggatcgcttaagcccaggagtttgaggttgctgtgagctaggctgacgccacggcactcactctagcccgggcaacaaagtgagactctgtctcaaaaaaaaaaaaaaaaaaaaaaagaaaagaaaacatatttttttcttaggcAATGGTCAAAGAAATTTGAAGGCTACTTCCCTTACCTTATCATTTCAAAGGTTCCCAATCAAGACAAATAATACGTTTACATCTTTCCTTAACTCTACGTGTGGGACTTTGCCAAAACTTGTTACCTTCTGCTTTAAGCCTCTTCTCTACATTCAGCTTCCCCATTCCCTACCAAACCCAGATATCTTCTAGAACAATAGTTAACTCCAGAATAAACTCTATAACCTCCCATTCTATCTCCTCTCCAGAACCAGGTTATTGTACTAGCCTGTGTAATTTTCTGCCTGGCCTTTCATACATATTACACTTTTCTTCTATTGTCATTAGTAAGAACCAGGGACACAGTACCCCTTCACAAGTAGGAATCCTTAATTATGGTGATAATGACAGCAAAAGGCAAAGATCCCTGCAGGAAAGGCAAGGTGTGAGCTGGTGGGCCAGGCAGGCCTTCCCGGTGGCTGTGTGTGCACCTGAGTGTTCACTGCTTTCCCTTGAGTTGGCTCATAAGTGTCTGCTGCATCCTTATTTAAAGATGGGTTTCTGACATTGCATTTTATCTGACAGGAGAAAGATAGGAAGGCTGAGCGACCTACAGGAGCCTTGAGAAGGTCTCTGGGGGACTGAGGGTTTCCAGCTCCCACTACTGGATTC
Coding sequences within:
- the LOC123643590 gene encoding thiamine transporter 2-like; translated protein: MNCCQTSSSHWVFPTVILCLFGFFTMMKPSEPFVVPYLAGPDKNISLSVITKDIFPVWTYSYLVLLLPVFVLTDYVRYKPVIVLQGISFIITWLLLLFGQGVTSMQVVEFFYGMVTATEVAYYAYIYSVVSPEHYQKVSGYCRSVTLVAYTAASVLGQVLVSLANLSYFYLHVITMASVSVAFIFSLFLPMPKKSMFFHAKPNKEAPQKLPREDAVLGETQKDHKELGNQLSSPRPNNVALGVFVQWFLDLKECYSSKHLFYWSLWWAFSTAGFNQVLNYVQILWDFKAPSQSSTIYNGAVEALATFGGAIAAFTVGYMKVNWNLLGELALGIFSAADAGSLFLMHFTANIWVCYASLLIFKSSYMLLITIAAFQIAVHLSVERYALVFGINTFIALVIQTIMTVTVVDDRGLGLPVNIQFLIYGSYFSVIAGIFLMRSFYIIYAAKCGKNKCSPATGRNPNESGDSIPDVSTVTRF